The Mytilus edulis chromosome 12, xbMytEdul2.2, whole genome shotgun sequence genome contains a region encoding:
- the LOC139499179 gene encoding phospholipase A and acyltransferase 3-like has protein sequence MEVLSTIERKTPNKYPIGVGLRPFVKPECLHARPGDLIEIDRTIFAEWGLYFGKGEVVLLGGDLMIGRTTSTKVVKRKLTDMGNVLVRVNNKKVPAKNRSLISLKAKTVIQNVNKLIGKTVEYNILSRNSEHYVTEWKYGHGWSDQSRTALQSMTIFSTPPSPKDAGIAHEKLSESIKSILQTQNSIEDLQSPGAGT, from the exons ATGGAAGTTTTGTCCACAATAGAACGCAAAACTCCGAATAAATATCCAATAGGAGTTGGTTTGAGACCATTCGTGAAGCCGGAATGTTTACATGCACGTCCAGGTGATTTGATAGAAATTGATCGTACAATTTTCGCAGAATGGGGATTGTATTTTGGAAAAGGAGAAGTTGTCTTATTGGGTGGTGACTTAATGATAGGAAGAACTACCTCCACAAAAGTTGTTAAAAGAAAACTAACAGACATGGGTAACGTTCTTGTGCGCGTGAACAATAAGAAAGTACCTGCAAAAAACCGTTCCCTTATTTCATTAAAGGCAAAGACGGTCATTCAAAATGTGAACAAACTAATCGGAAAGACAGTTGAATATAACATTTTAAGTAGAAACTCAGAACATTATGTGACAGAATGGAAATATGGACATGGCTGGAGTGATCAg tcAAGAACAGCACTTCAATCCATGACAATATTTTCTACACCACCGTCACCAAAAGATGCTGGTATCGCTCATGAAAAACTGTCAGAAAGTATAAAGAGTATCCTACAAACACAGAACTCTATTGAAGATCTACAGTCTCCTGGTGCAGGAACTTGA